The Kwoniella mangroviensis CBS 8507 chromosome 1 map unlocalized Ctg02, whole genome shotgun sequence genome window below encodes:
- a CDS encoding mitochondrial 54S ribosomal protein uL24m — MSTSEPLSRIPRGLHHIISTRPNKFAGRLPSRLPHASTKFVQPRDRVRKWNIRPGDKVRLLVGTPKQKFINQQDATEGWNTFTVKQVDLSRNRVFLEGVNNKKSNVIHARPANYDTLTDNQKQSYDDQKNHVPTMRPIHYSNVQLCYDDRKGPDSLFVSRMKTARTHFNVKSQRLDWTRIAARISGGSSSIAELESSRIKLAWPKPEKPYSHPKPDDDLDTSNAVTIQDTLVLPGLEAIEETKAADLVPQHVNAPSPADTSFSDAYINHMNGNRKLNNEESNFVDLLMPLYLSEELSPRFGKYKSYKAYRARREVEELERQRAGKEAVEEWVMNGKDKGLKEIMDLDEIGLEGVFLKPRTRKEVRDSAITEFDLQNELTRKEVNLNVREGRLFDTELGDWVNGPKADNIERKRERRERKERKALERLERLKLE, encoded by the exons ATGTCCACCAGTGAACCCCTGTCGAGGATACCGAGAG GTCTTCACCACATCATCTCTACTAGACCCAACAAATTCGCTGGTCG TCTTCCTTCACGTTTACCGCACGCTTCTACCAAATTCGTTCAACCGAGAGATCGAGTGAGGAAATGGAATATAAGACCAGGGGATAAAGTCAGACTGTTGGTTGGTACACCCAAACAGAAATTCATAAATCAGCAGGATGCCACGGAAGGATGGAATACATTTACGGTGAAGCAAGTTGATTTGTCGAGGAATAGGGTGTTCTTGGAGGGTGTCAAT AACAAAAAAAGCAACGTAATTCATGCCCGACCGGCAAACTACGATACTCTGACGGACAATCAAAAACAATCATATGACGATCAGAAGAATCATGTGCCTACGATGAGACCAATCCATTACAGTAACGTGCAATTATGTTACGATGATCGCAAAGGACCTGACAG TCTTTTCGTCTCACGTATGAAAACCGCTCGAACCCATTTCAACGTAAAATCGCAACGATTAGATTGGACTCGAATAGCAGCTAGGATAAGTGGAGGTAGTTCTTCGATTGCTGAGCTGGAATCGAGCCGTATCAAATTGGCATGGCCTAAACCTGAGAAACCATATTCACATCCCAAAC CCGACGACGACTTGGACACTTCCAACGCCGTGACCATCCAGGATACATTAGTCTTACCAGGACTAGAAGCTATCGAAGAGACCAAAGCAGCGGATCTCGTCCCACAACATGTTAATGCTCCTTCACCGGCCGATACTTCCTTCTCTGACGCCTATATCAACCATATGAACGGTAATAGGAAATTGAACAATGAGGAATCGAATTTCGTCGATTTGTTGATGCCCCTATACCTCTCTGAAGAACTTTCACCGCGATTCGGTAAATACAAGTCATACAAGGCTTACAGAGCTCGAAGGGAGGttgaggaattggaaaggCAGAGAGCTGGAAAAGAAGCGGTAGAAGAATGGGTAATGAATGGTAAAGATAAAGGATTAAAGGAGATTATGGATTTGGATGAAATTGGTTTAGAAGGTGTCTTCCTCAAACCACGAACGAGAAAGGAAGTTCGAGATTCTGCCATTACAGAATTTGACCTGCAGAATGAGTTGACGAGAAAGGAGGTTAATCTAAATGtgagagaaggtagattgTTCGATACCGAGTTGGGCGATTGGGTTAATGGTCCCAAGGCTGATAAtatagagagaaagagggagagaagggaaaggaaagagagaaaggctttggagaggttggagaggtTGAAATTGGAGTAG
- a CDS encoding OPT family small oligopeptide transporter: protein MSGINQRLSRGSTTNADLEPVPLEEPFTPPSPGEDYKEKERDLEKASTGEDSNSANVAILEKEELTPDKAFTVAVEGDQSPFPEVAACVPNWDDPTLPCNTVRAWILVTVFVILFSGVNQFFGLRYPSLSLGYVVAQLLVHPIGKAWEKLPRWRVPLGPLTFDVNPGRWSIKEHSLIAICVNLTGGTAYAMGSLVAITSPVYWNRDYGAGFSFLYLLTTQALGFGLAGLSRRWLVYPAALIWPSSLPSTVLLRALHEKQDHSPANGWTITRYRYFIYLTLGASAWYWFPDYIWTSLSTFAFITWIAPNNQKVNAIFGMSSGLGLLPISFDWTQITYAFSPASPLTTPFYISCNAFATIVIFYLFLSPILYYTNVWQSAHLPLLSSSTFDNQGKTYNVSRVVNKVTLDFELEKYKEYSPMYVSMSYSLTYGLSFAAVTAVVVYTVLYNGKEIWAKFKDAKHGGEDIHKRLMASYKEVPDWWYGVLTAVILGLGIFVTRYWDTGLPVWGFIVICFGMGVTLIIPEGILEGTTNQRIFLNIITELIAGYIWPGKPIANMMVKMYGYNTVKHGMDFGQDLKLGQYMKIPPRTLFFAQIYSTVLAAAVQTGVLRWMIGHIEDLCSPTNKNRFTCAGAKVVYNASIIWGTIGPQRMFQSGQTYNALMYFFLIGPVVTVLVWSLYRRYPNSWIKYINVPIFFNAAGNIPPATTTQYSLWFIFGFIFNYLIRKRAFDWWKRYNYLTQAAMDTGTALATIIIFFALSYNGIKLVWWGNTVGSNTMDAKGTPWLSVPTGTHFGPGVGEF, encoded by the exons ATGTCAGGTATAAACCAACGATTGAGTCGTGGTTCGACCACCAATGCCGATCTCGAGCCGGTTCCGCTTGAGGAACCTTTCACACCGCCTTCACCGGGAGAAGACtataaagagaaagagcgaGATTTAGAAAAAGCTTCAACTGGAGAAGATAGCAACTCTGCGAACGTGGCAATTCtagagaaagaggaactCACACCTGATAAAGCGTTCACCGTAGCTGTAGAAGGGGATCAATCGCCAT TCCCCGAAGTAGCAGCTTGTGTGCCCAATTGGGATGATCCGACATTACCATGTAACA CCGTCAGAGCCTGGATTCTCGTCACGGTTTTCGTCATTCTCTTTTCGGGGGTCAATCAGTTCTTTGGGTTACgatat CCATCCCTCTCTCTGGGCTATGTCGTCGCTCAATTATTGGTCCACCCCATCGGAAAAGCTTGGGAGAAGCTTCCTCGATGGAGAGTACCTCTTGGGCCACTCACTTTTGACGTTAATCCTGGAAGATGGAGCATCAAGGAGCATAGCTTGATTGCGATTTGTGTGAATTTGACTGGTGGAACCGCTTATGCCATGGGATCACTCGTCGCGATCACCAGCCCTGTTTACTGGAATCGTGATTATGGAGCTGGATTCTCGTTCTTGTACCTTCTTACCACCCAAGCACTCGGTTTTGGTCTAGCCGGCTTATCTAGACGATGGTTGGTCTACCCTGCTGCGCTCATCTGGCCCTCATCCCTCCCTTCAACAGTGCTCTTAAGAGCATTACACGAAAAGCAAGATCATTCACCTGCCAACGGATGGACAATCACCCGTTACAGATATTTCATCTATTTGACACTGGGCGCTTCCGCGTGGTATTGGTTCCCTGACTACATTTGGACCTCTTTGAGTACTTTTGCATTTATAACTTGGATCGCACCCAACAATCAAAAAGTCAATGCGATTTTCGGC ATGAGCTCCGGTCTAGGTCTATTACCTATCAGTTTCGATTGGACTCAAATCACCTATGCTTTCTCACCTGCTTCTCCACTTACCACTCCATTCTACATCTCCTGTAATGCGTTTGCCACCATCGTTATCTTTTACCTGTTCTTATCTCCAATCTTGTACTATACCAACGTCTGGCAGAGTGCACA CCTTCCATTATTATCAAGTAGCACATTCGATAATCAAGGCAAAACATACAATGTCTCTCGAGTAGTCAACAAAGTCACGCTCGATTTCGAATTAGAGAAATACAAAGAATACTCCCCGATGTACGTTAGCATGTCGTATTCCCTCACATACGGTTTATCCTTTGCTGCCGTCACGGCCGTAGTGGTATACACAGTATTGTATAATGGAAAAGAAATTTGGGCAAAATTCAAAGATGCTAAACACGGTGGTGAAGATATACATAAAAGATTGATGGCTTCATATAAAGAAGTTCCAGATTGGTGGTATGGAGTTTTAACTGCTGTCATTCTCGGATTGGGTATTTTCGTCACTAGATATTGGGATACGGGATTGCCCGTCTGGGGATTCATAGTGATTTGTTTTGGAATGGGTGTAACTTTGATTATACCTGAAGGTATATTGGAAGGAACTACCAATCAACGTA TCTTCTTGAATATCATTACCGAGTTGATCGCAGGATATATCTGGCCTGGTAAACCCATTGCTAACATGATGGTCAAGATGTATGGGTATAATACCGTCAAACATGGTATGGACTTTGGCCAAGATTTGAAGCTAGGTCAATACATG AAAATCCCTCCTCGTACTCTGTTTTTCGCCCAGATATACTCTACTGTCTTGGCAGCAGCGGTACAAACAGGAG TCCTCCGATGGATGATTGGTCATATCGAGGACTTGTGTTCTCCAACCAACAAGAACCGATTTACATGCGCAGGTGCTAAAGTAGTCTACAACGCATCGATCATCTGGGGTACCATTGGTCCTCAGAGGATGTTCCAGAGCGGTCAAACGTATAACGCTTTGATGTATTTCTTCCTGATCGGA CCCGTGGTCACTGTACTGGTCTGGTCGTTATACCGAAGATACCCTAATAGCTGGATCAAATATATCAACGTACCTATTTTCTTCAACGCTGCTGGTAATATCCCTCCTGCAACTACCA CCCAATACTCTTTATGGTTCATCTTCGGATTCATATTCAACTACCTTATCAGGAAAAGGGCATTcgattggtggaagagataCAACT ACCTCACACAAGCAGCGATGGACACCGGTACAGCTCTAgccacaatcatcatcttcttcgcgTTGAGTTATAACGGTATCAAGCTTGTCTGGTGGGGTAACACCGTCGGGTCGAACACGATGGACGCGAAGGGTACACCGTGGTTGAGCGTACCAACGGGAACCCATTTCGGTCCTGGAGTAGGTGAATTTTAG